The sequence ATTCGCACCGTCATCACCGGCGTCACGGGCCGCATGGGCAGCACGCTGCTGCGGCTGGCGCGTGACGCGGAAGACCTGAAGGTGGTGGGCGCCACCCAGCGTCCCGGCGGCGCCGCCGTGGGGCTGGATGCGGGGCTCGCGGCGCGGCAGGGCGCGCTGGAGGTCCAGGTGGTGGATGACCTGGGTCGGGCGCTGGACGCGGCGAAGGCGGACGTCGTCGTCGACTTCACCAGTGCCGAAGTCAGCGTGGCCCACGCGAAGGCGTGCGCGGCGCGCGGCGTGGCGCTGGTGGTGGGCTCCACCGGCTTCACCCCCGAGTCCACCGCGGCGCTGGCCGAGAGCGCGAAGTCCATTCCCATCGTCGCCGCGCCCAACATGTCCGTGGGCGTCAACGTCGTCTTCCGCATGGCGGCGGAGTTGGCGCGCGTGCTGGGGTCGGGCTTCGACGTGGAGGTGATGGAGGCGCACCACCGCCTGAAGAAGGACGCGCCCAGCGGCACCGCGCTGCGGCTGGCGGAGGTGCTGGCCGGGGCGCTGGGCCGCACGCAGGACGACCTCACCTTCGCTCGTCACGGCATGGTGGGCGCGCGGCCGGCCCACGAGATTGGCGTGCAGACGCTGCGCGGCGGGGATGTGGTGGGCGAGCACACGGTGTTCTTCTTCGGCGAGGGCGAGCGCATCGAGCTCACCCACCGCGCCACCAGCAGGGACCAGTTCGGCCTGGGCGCGCTGCGCGCCGCGCGCTGGGTGGTGGGCAAGGCGCCAGGGCTCTACGACATGGCCGACGTGCTCGGCTTCCAGAGGTCCGCATCATGACGACGGCTCGCTATTGCCGCTTCCTGCACGAGGGCCGTGCGCACCACGGCCGCGTGGAGGGCAACGAGGTGGTGGTCCTCACGGCCGCGCCGTGGGCCGGAGGCAAGGACACGGGCATCCGCCGCTCGCTGTCCTCGCTGACGCTGCTGGTGCCCTCGGACGCATCCAAGGTCGTCTGCATCGGCCAGAACTACCGCAAGCACGCGGAGGAGATGGGCAAGCCCGTCCCGCCCGAGCCGCTCATCTTCATCAAGCCCTCCACCGCCCTCAACGGAATGGGCTCGCCCATCCGAATCCCCAAGGCGAGCCAGGAGGTGCATTACGAAGCGGAACTGGCGCTCATCATCGGCGAGAAGGTGAAGGGCGCCGACGAGGCCACGGCCGCGCGTGCCATCTGGGGCCTCACCTGCTTCAACGACGTGACGGCGCGCGACATCCAGAAGCGCGAAATCCAGCACACGCGCGCGAAGGGCTACGACACCTTCGCCTGCGCCGGGCCGTGGGCGGTGACGGGGCTGTCCCCGTTGGACTTGCGGATTGTCTGCCGGGTGAACGGGCAGGTGCGCCAGGACAGCCGGACGTCGGACATGATTTTCAGTCCCGCCCGCCTGGTCTCCTTCATCTCGCAGGGCATGACGCTCTTGCCTGGCGACATGGTGAGCACGGGGACGCCGTCGGGAGTGGGCAAGCTGGAGGCGGGGAACACGGTGGAGGTGGAGATCGAGGGAATCGGAACCCTGGTCAATCCGGTTGAGATTGAGCCTTGAGCACCACCGTCTACGTCGGGCTGGGTTCCAATGAAGGTGACCGAGAGGCCCACCTCGTCGCCGCACTGACCGCACTGTCCCGCATCGACGCGGTGGCGGTGCTTCGCTGTTCCTCCCTCTTCGACAGCGCCCCCGTGGGGCCGCCGCAGCCGCGCTACCTCAACGCCGTGGTGGCGCTGGAGTGCGGGCTGTCGCCCCAGCGGCTGCTGGTCATCCTCCAGCAGATAGAGAAGGACCTCGGGCGCCGCCGCGACGTGCGCTGGGGGCCGCGCACCATCGACCTGGACATCCTCCTCTGGGACGGACAGGTGGTGGCGGACCCACACCTCCAGGTGCCGCACCTGGAATTGCACAAGCGTCGCTTCGCGCTCGAGCCGCTGGCCGAGCTGGCGCCGGACCTGAAGCACCCGGTGCTGGGCGTGACGGTGCAGGAGCTCCTCGGGAAACTCGCCCCGCAGGACGTCCGCAGGAGCGAGGCCACGTGGTGGCCCGAAGCGAGCTACTCGAGCAACGACTCATGAACCTGTCCCTTGCCCTGGCCACCGCGGCGCTGCTCGCCGCCGAGCCGTCCAACCTCCCGCCCGGCCACCCGGCCATCCCCCCGGGGACCACGGCGTCGCCCGCCAGCCCGCCCGCTTCCGCGCAGGGCACCGGCGCACTGCCGGAAGGGCATCCGAAGCTGGACGGCACCGCCACGGGCGCACCGTCGGGTGAGCTGCCCGCGGGCCACCCGCCCATGTCGGGCACCGGCCGCGCGCCGCCGTCCGCGGACGAGCTGCTGAGCCAGCTCGACTCCACGCAGGGCCTGAAGGAGCGCGAGAAGACGTTCGAAATCGCCTCGTCGCTGGGGCGGCTCTACTACGTGAATGGCCGCAACACGGACGCCGTCGTCTACCTCCAGCAGGCGGAGGCGCGGGCGAAGCCGGTGCGGGACTTGTTCCTCGCGCAGCGCAAGAAGCTGGGCAAGGCGGCGGTGCCGACGGCGGACGCGGCGGGCTGCGGCTTCAGCGCGGGCACGCCGTTGGAGGACATGACGGCGGCGGCGCAG comes from Pyxidicoccus parkwaysis and encodes:
- the folK gene encoding 2-amino-4-hydroxy-6-hydroxymethyldihydropteridine diphosphokinase; this encodes MSTTVYVGLGSNEGDREAHLVAALTALSRIDAVAVLRCSSLFDSAPVGPPQPRYLNAVVALECGLSPQRLLVILQQIEKDLGRRRDVRWGPRTIDLDILLWDGQVVADPHLQVPHLELHKRRFALEPLAELAPDLKHPVLGVTVQELLGKLAPQDVRRSEATWWPEASYSSNDS
- the dapB gene encoding 4-hydroxy-tetrahydrodipicolinate reductase codes for the protein MIRTVITGVTGRMGSTLLRLARDAEDLKVVGATQRPGGAAVGLDAGLAARQGALEVQVVDDLGRALDAAKADVVVDFTSAEVSVAHAKACAARGVALVVGSTGFTPESTAALAESAKSIPIVAAPNMSVGVNVVFRMAAELARVLGSGFDVEVMEAHHRLKKDAPSGTALRLAEVLAGALGRTQDDLTFARHGMVGARPAHEIGVQTLRGGDVVGEHTVFFFGEGERIELTHRATSRDQFGLGALRAARWVVGKAPGLYDMADVLGFQRSAS
- a CDS encoding fumarylacetoacetate hydrolase family protein; its protein translation is MTTARYCRFLHEGRAHHGRVEGNEVVVLTAAPWAGGKDTGIRRSLSSLTLLVPSDASKVVCIGQNYRKHAEEMGKPVPPEPLIFIKPSTALNGMGSPIRIPKASQEVHYEAELALIIGEKVKGADEATAARAIWGLTCFNDVTARDIQKREIQHTRAKGYDTFACAGPWAVTGLSPLDLRIVCRVNGQVRQDSRTSDMIFSPARLVSFISQGMTLLPGDMVSTGTPSGVGKLEAGNTVEVEIEGIGTLVNPVEIEP